CACCTTCAAGAACAGGCCAGGGAAAGTAGAAAGGGGTGAGTGACAGGACAAAGGGAGAACAGGTGAATGGAAGTCGAGGCAGGATCACAGGATGGAGcagggcagagagaaagagagaggacgCCAGAGATTTATGTAACCTCCTAAGGAGCAGACAGGCAGGGAAGGTTCTGCAGCCCACATGCATCTGCTCTAGAATCTGAAATTactttggagggtttttcatcgGCCCCTCTGCCTGATGTTCCACAATGCTCCGGCACCTATCTGATGCAGCACAAAAGGAACCCTGGACCTCACATACAGGGGGCACTCagatatttgttgtttttatctttacattcattttttgagacaaagtttcactctgttgcccaggctggagttcagtgctgcagtctcagctcactgcaacctctgcctcccaggttccagcaattctgccccagcctcccagagtagctgggactactggcatgtgccaccacacccagctaatttattttgtatctagtagagccagggttttgtcatgttggtcaggctagtctcgaactcctgacctcaaacgatccaccggcctcggcctcccaaagtgctgggattgcatgagccaccacagctgataGAAACTACTGGGAAAGGAGGAAGATGGGGCAAATAATGAATTACTTTTTTCCCATAAATCAGAATCTATTTAAATGATTAAACCACTCCTGTGTGCTTGTCCCACAAGTCCTCAAAAAATCGTGCAGGCTATTTTTCCTCACCGGTACCTCTGGACATTTTACTTCTCATTATTTTTTCCCCGCTTTTTAAACAAGGGGGTAGAAGATGGAGATGGTGGGAAGGGGTGACGAGATGGTTTGGGGAACGTGGTATGTGTGCACTCATGCCCATGAGCGGGGTCACAAAGTCTGAACAGGAGACTGCAGTCAGGAAGCCTGGATTCTAATCTGGTTAGCCCGTGAGTAACTTGATGTATAAACTTGGACAAGTCAGTTGATCTGGCATgccctgtttcttcattttccaaatggaaatattaataCTTATTCCATATACAAGATGGCACTAAAAGTGTAAAGAAATGACATACAAGAGCATTTTGAAAGGATAAAGTTGTGTCAGTCTGAAATCGTGGAATTAATTGGTATGGTGAATGGAAAGAGGTTGAGAGCAATATTATTGGGTTAGAAGGAAAGGTGCCCGGCGGGAATGGAGAGGCAGCCCGTCCTTCATTTGACAGAGACCAGAAAAACCAAAACAGCTTCCACTACTCAAACCACAAATTTAGCCAACACTTTTATCTTGAGACATCTCTGGAAAAAGgatttttccttttccctgttcctctgtgccagggatttttattcattttgtggtTATTTGCAAGCTTGCCATATGCCAGGCAATGTGTTTATTAGCTTATTATGATTTCAAAATTAGCTCTAGAAGACAACACATATCTTCAAAGGCTTCTCACAGGTCATCTCATATCTCCCCCTAACTTTCCTTGCTGATGAAAATGGCATTTCATCCCTCACCATTTAATACGTGGGTGGACGCAGGCCTAAAGACATTCAGCGAGTTGACCAAAGGCCACAGAGTGGTGATGAAACCAGTGCCCAACAGTGGGGTTTCTCACTCCCGTCTTCCATCACATATATACTGAAAAGACATGAAGTTACTAAGATGTGTCCTGGAGGCTCTGGGCAGATCTGCTGTAGGACATCAGCAGCCGTCCCCTCGTCAGGGCATCCGCTGGGCGGTCAGCTCTTCCCATCACTGGGCTCCAGCGCTGTAGAGAGGATGGGATTTTTACCTTTCAGTGCAGCGGGAAAACATACCCAGGTGGCAGGAAGTTTAATTCTCACCTGGAACTTATATTGAAAGCCACTTGGTACAAAGGATCATGGTTTGAAGACAGAGTTCTATTCCTACCGGCATTGACACAGTGTGTCTGCAAATCCCCCAGCCATTCTGAGTCTCCGTTTTCTCCCTGTGAGATGGAGATCATAAAATCCGCCTCATTCTCACGGTTATTCTCCTGAGGTTCCAATAAGGCCTGAGGCTTTGAACACTGGAAGAAACGTGTATTAATAGCAACTTCTgtcccaccccatcccccaacaCGTCGATTCCTCCCCGGAGCATAAAACTTTCCCCCAGCATCTGACCTGCCCAGGTCACCCTAGCACCTAGGAGCGTGAATTCCTGATACCGGTTCTGGGTGGCGCGCCCTCCCGGCTCCcgctctggtttttgtttttggccgGAGAAGGCGATGCCGTGGAGGGTGGTGATCTCCCGTCTTCACGAATCCGCAGGTCTCTCCATTATCCACCGCGCCCGCCCACTGTGCCCCGGGGCGGCCGGCGGCCGGGTCTCTCGGGCTCCGCGTGTCGCCCGGGCCGCCGCCGGAGCGAGGGTCCCTGTCCCCCGGGGAGCGGTCTCCGGCCGCTTCGGGGCCGCCTTCTTCCCCCTCCGTGAGTCAGAAACAaaggcgggggggcggggggagcgCCCGAGCTGCGGCTCCGCGATTCGCCCTTTATTCTGAACTCGCAACGTCAGCGGCCCGCGGATGGAGCTGCGGGGCGCAGGCTGGGACGCCCACAGCGCACCGGGCCGGGGGAGCGGCCGCGCCGGGCCGGGCGGGCGGGTGGCGGGGGCGCGCTCGGGGGCCCGGGCCGCGTGGGCGCCGGGATGGAGGGCGCCGAGGGGCGGGGAGCgggcgtgcgtgtgtgtgcgagTGCGAGGGAGGCCGGCCTTGAGTGAAACCGGAGCTACAAAGAAGGGGAGAGTCCGGGAGCGGGAGGGCGCGAGGGAGGAGCGGCGGCGCCGGGGCAGCTCCGACGCCCTCCCGCGGGGAAGGAGCCCCCGCGGAGCCGCCGAGGCCCCGACGCGGGGCCGCCCCTCCGCCAGCCGCCCCGCGCCCGCCGGGAATGATGAAGAAGAACAATTCCGCCAAACGGGTGAGTGCACCCGCCCGCCCTGCGGCCGCTGCCGCCTCCGCGCTCCGACGACCCGATGCCGGTCGGCGCCGCGGCGGCCTGGGAGCCCCCCGGCCCGGCCGCGCCCCCGCCCTGGCGGCCCGATCCCCTCGGCCTCGGCCGCGGCCCTGGACGCCCGGCCCCGGGAGGcgcctggggtgggggggggcttttgtttgtttactcGCCTCGGGGGGCTTCAACTTGTCAGAGTTTCCCCCTGACCCGCACCTCCCCCGCTCCTGGGCGCCGG
The DNA window shown above is from Callithrix jacchus isolate 240 chromosome 18, calJac240_pri, whole genome shotgun sequence and carries:
- the LOC144580195 gene encoding uncharacterized protein LOC144580195; this translates as MRSRRLGDSTLGRLGGPVSSEGCGPGSAPVNKQKPPPTPGASRGRASRAAAEAEGIGPPGRGRGRAGGLPGRRGADRHRVVGARRRQRPQGGRVHSPVWRNCSSSSFPAGAGRLAEGRPRVGASAAPRGLLPRGRASELPRRRRSSLAPSRSRTLPFFVAPVSLKAGLPRTRTHTHARSPPLGALHPGAHAARAPERAPATRPPGPARPLPRPGALWASQPAPRSSIRGPLTLRVQNKGRIAEPQLGRSPRPPAFVSDSRRGKKAAPKRPETAPRGTGTLAPAAARATRGARETRPPAAPGHSGRARWIMERPADS